GCGAAGTCGCTCTTGCGGACCTCAATCGCCCGATCGGTGCCAATGGGGGAGATACAAACCGCGCCGTCGGCTATATGCGTCGTCGCCATCGAGATGATCCGATCCCGGCTGATATCCTTATGATCAACTGTGGCCTGCATGATCTGAAGACCGACCTGGAGACTGGTCAGAAGCAGGTGCCTCTCTGCCACTATGTAAAAAACCTGCGGCAAATCCTCGAATTGGCAGAGGCGATGAACTTGGTGGTGATCTGGGTTCGTATCACTCCAGTGATGGATGAGGTGCACGATGCGGTTCAGCCGGTCCTCAGCCAGCGTTTTGCCCATGATGTCGATGCTTATAACAAGGAGGCGGATCAGGTAATGCTGAGTGCTAAAGTCCCTGTCCTGGACTTGTATGGTTTTTCGAGCCACTTTGTCCCCGCCGGATACAAAGATCATGTGCACTATAAGGACGAGGTCTGCGCGCTGCAGGCAGCCTACCTGGCTGGAGCCATCGAGATGCTGCTTAGATAAGACCCTGCCTTCAGCTTCTCAGCAGAGCAGCTTGTGTGTGGGGGTTGCGGCTAGAGCACCAGATTGACTCGTTTCACAGATACCCCTCCTCGCTGTCCCTGTGGGAAGAGAAAGACGAGCGTGAGGGCATCGGGGTTCCTTTGCCAAATGGAGCTGTAGACACGCTTCCATTTTCCATTGTCGGGGACAGCCATCTGCACTTGCTCACCCTTTCTGTCTGTCTGGTTACTGCGGATGACTTGCTGAGACTGTTGTTGGATAGATATCGGGGTCTGAGAGCCTGCCTTGAATACGAGAGGCGATTGTGTGAGGTTATAGACCAGCCATGAGCCGGGGGCAGAGTTTGCGCGATCATAGGGGACTGGAAAAACCTGATACCGTCCGTTTCCGGTTGGAGAAAAAACGAAGAGCCACTTGCCGTGCATTCCGCTGAGGTTGACGCTGGCAATGGGGGTTCGTGTGTTTATGTTCTCGCTCGTATTTTTGCCCTTATAAAAGGTCAACTGTGCTGGGCCGTTATATGACTCTAGCTCGGTATGTGAGGCATTGGTAATGAATAGCGTGTGCACACCGGTAGTGTCGCTGTAGCTGCAGTCAGGTATCGAAGATCCCAGACTGAGCGTGGCAAACTTTAGAGAGACATTTTCCTTTTGCTGAGCCTGCGTACTACCAGTAGCCAGTGTTGCTAACAGCAAGATGGTAGATATGGATCGAATTGACATCGGGGTGATGGGGTTCGGGGTTAAATCTCGTTTTCATTGAGCCAGCGGAAACTGACGATGACGAAGCGTCGGTTGGCATCGCGGTCGAGCATGTCCCGGCCATTGACGGTTTCGTCGGGTAAGCGCTGTACGATGGCCTCACACCAGGCACGGGCCTGGATACTACCGGTGAGGGGGGAGGTGGCATCTCCGTAGCTACGGATCACAAACGTGTCGGAGCGTGCACTCAGGACTGGCCCCAGGGCCTGAAGGATATCGGCCTGCGTCAGATATGAGGTGAAGCCCACTCCTTGGTTGGAGCCGTTCAACTCGTCATGGGTGACTTCGCCAGGCAGGGATTGTCCGGATATGCTTGAAGAGGCTACCGAGTTGTTCAGCCCCGCTGCATCGATGGCCCTCTGCAGCAGGCCAGCCTTACCATTGGCACTGTTTTCAAGCGGTCGGTTCACAAACTCTGCCAGGTTGGCGAAGGGGCTGCCGCGGGCTTCAATCTCGGTAACGATAGCCTGCGCAAGATCATTCAATTCACTATCCGAGAGACTGCGATAGCCGCTCCAGTAGGTCGCGCTGTCGCCGCTGCTGTAAGCGGTGTTTACAGGGTTGGGTAGATGGGAGATGGCTGTGTCTGCCTCGGTCTGTGTCCCTGTGTATAGGCCTGCGTTGCTCCCTTGTTTTGCGTACTGTGGGATCTCCAGCTCCTTCAGCGATCCAAGCAGTGATTTCCAGGCAGCGACCGAGGTGGAGTTGATGTTGAAGGCACCATTGACCATCAGGTGGGTGGCGTTCTTATAAAAGGTATCCGCGTCATCTGCGGTGTCAGTTAGTTCCAGCGGAGTGATCGTTTTGGCATCGACGTAGAGACTTAGACGGTGGTTGTTGAGTGCGGCAGTGCCGTCGGTGAGCGTGTCGAGCTGTGACTGATCGAGGTCGTCCGGAATGGTGGAAAAATAATAACTGTCCCAGAGCTGTTGGTTGATGAGCCAGCTCAGGTCCCAGATGTCATAGCCGCTTTTGCCAGCGAAATTCGTGGAGTAGGGATTGTTTAAGCTCTTGAGTCGAAAGGGGGCGAAGCTATGCCCGACGATGTAAGTGGGGTCGGTATTGTAGCGTCCAAGGTTGGCATGCTGAAAGGCTCCGAGCGAGAGTATCGGCTCGCGTGGGATGTCGAAGAGGACAACGCGCTCGGTTCCGCCATTTGCCGTGGTACTGTTCCCCCAGAAGCCGCTCAGACGACCCATATCGCTGATCTGCGGAAGCGGGTCTGTTGTCACAAATCCGTACGTTTCGGAGCCTTCGATTTCACCGCTGTACAGGCCCATGAAATTGAAACTTCCGCTGGGGTCTTCCAGTCCCATGTGGCCGGTGACGGCGCGCAGGTTAGAGTCGATCAGTGTGCGTGTCTGAGTGCCCGCCTCGTTTGCTGTGCGTAGCCCGAATCCCCAGCTGGCCAGAATCGGATTCGCGCCATTGGAATAACTGCCGACGGGGACCTTGCTTGCGACTGTGAAGGATTGGGGAGCGGGAGCTACTCCTGTAGGCAGCGAGCTGGAGGCAAGAGATACAAAGCGTATGGCGTACTTGTTCTTAGCCTGAACATCGTTCAGGAAATTGTTTGTCGAAAGCCGCAGGGCCCCACCATTTATTTTGTCGAATGTGATGGTTACGATGTCGGAGCTGTCCTGGGCTTGAAGCTGTGTAATTTCATTGGCAGTCAGTCCAAAGTCTCCCGACGAAACGTCCTCGGAGAGACCGTCGACAGTGGCGACCCAGCAGGTCGTTTCATCTTTAGACGTGTCATAGAGGGGCAGTTGAAGGTAGCCTTGAGACTCATCCCAAAGGCTGGCACTGCTTTCCAGGGTAGCTTCGAAAGTCGAGCGCAGAGAATCGTTGGCGAATGTGAAGTAGCGGGTTTCACCGGGTTGGAGGTCTGTATTCGGGAGTTTGAATGACAGATATTTGGCGGCTTTGTAACCTATGCTCTGCCGTTCTTTGCTGCTGAAAATCTCCTGAAGGGAAAATGACACGGTCGTGTTTCCACCTACGGTTATGTTCAGTGTCGGTGAGGACTCCCACTGGAAGATGTTTGTCACCAGAGATCCAGAGGCATCCAGTCCTGGGTTTAGTGTGACGTTATAGGGGTTGTAGAGTGCGACAATGGGCTTCAGCAATATCGTGGGGCTATAGACATTTTCCGTGGCGCCCGTAATGCTGTTGGTGATTGTATGCTGGTCGAAGCGTAGACCGATACAGACCTGCATCCGTGCTACGACGGGCAGGACAGGGTTGTTGCGTTGATACTGGTCGCTCGCATAGGTGTCCTTCCACGGGAATGCCTTCGGGGACAGCGATGTGTCGCCATTGGCATCCTTGGGGTTGGGCATCGTCATGTTAATTCCACC
This genomic interval from Ruficoccus sp. ZRK36 contains the following:
- a CDS encoding SGNH/GDSL hydrolase family protein, with product MIQESHFERIGSLAERRRMDPSWQPRLFVYGDSISIQYGPHLKRMLEGKIRYDRITDNPGEVALADLNRPIGANGGDTNRAVGYMRRRHRDDPIPADILMINCGLHDLKTDLETGQKQVPLCHYVKNLRQILELAEAMNLVVIWVRITPVMDEVHDAVQPVLSQRFAHDVDAYNKEADQVMLSAKVPVLDLYGFSSHFVPAGYKDHVHYKDEVCALQAAYLAGAIEMLLR